One window of the Defluviitalea raffinosedens genome contains the following:
- a CDS encoding response regulator: protein MKRNIRIIIADDHSMVREGLKQLIELEDDIEVIDQAGNGEEVIRKALEKKPDVILMDINMPVLNGIEAVKRLREENCPSKIIMLTIHNEIEYLLETVEAGIDGYILKDSDSEALITAIHTVYEGESYIQPNMAAQLVRKMNQTPTPSNPKSELKNRLTSREIEVLQLITEGLLNKEIAQKLCISEKTVKNHVSNIFRKIDVCDRTQAAVYAIKERIVDIH, encoded by the coding sequence ATGAAAAGAAATATTAGAATTATTATTGCAGATGATCATTCAATGGTAAGAGAAGGATTAAAGCAACTTATAGAATTAGAAGATGATATCGAGGTGATTGACCAAGCTGGGAATGGAGAAGAAGTTATTAGAAAAGCTCTGGAAAAAAAGCCGGATGTTATTTTAATGGATATTAATATGCCGGTTTTAAATGGGATCGAAGCAGTTAAAAGATTGAGAGAAGAGAATTGCCCTTCAAAAATTATCATGTTAACCATTCATAATGAGATCGAATACCTTTTGGAAACCGTAGAAGCAGGCATTGATGGGTACATCTTGAAAGATTCAGATTCAGAGGCTTTAATTACTGCAATTCATACGGTTTATGAGGGTGAGTCTTATATTCAGCCTAATATGGCAGCACAATTGGTTAGGAAAATGAATCAAACGCCAACGCCCTCTAATCCAAAATCAGAGCTAAAGAATAGATTGACCAGCAGAGAAATAGAAGTACTTCAGCTGATTACAGAAGGGTTATTAAATAAAGAAATTGCTCAAAAGCTTTGCATCAGTGAAAAAACTGTCAAAAACCATGTATCTAATATATTTAGAAAAATAGATGTATGTGACAGAACACAGGCAGCTGTTTATGCTATCAAAGAACGTATTGTTGATATTCATTAA
- a CDS encoding sensor histidine kinase, translating to MSSSNMDQLDRILKRTIDSFEQSKNEIYDIAEHAQEEYQQLQQELEELKAQISNTMDLVQNFERALKKSRLELMQVSKNFDQYSQEEMKAIYAKADQLRINLAVEKEREQMLIQKRNELEIRLKRSAKTVEKAENLINHVAIAMNFLTGNLKDISNQIEDLQEKKSLGIKILKAQENERQRVAREIHDGPAQSMSNVVLKSELCIKLLDRDLDKARQELINLKEMVRISIQDVRRIIYDLRPMSLDDLGIVPTLERYILKINENYSTVVKFITHGTPRILPSIISLTLFRLTQEALNNILKHAQATEATVKLSFLEENIELFISDNGKGFDVNEVHKRIRDDGSGFGLSSMKERVQLLDGEFAIRSQPNQGTRYYIRIPLKGNEV from the coding sequence ATGTCCAGTTCTAATATGGATCAACTTGACAGAATTTTAAAACGAACTATTGATAGTTTTGAACAAAGTAAAAATGAAATTTATGATATTGCAGAGCATGCCCAAGAAGAATATCAGCAATTGCAACAAGAATTAGAAGAATTAAAAGCTCAAATTTCAAATACTATGGATTTGGTACAAAATTTTGAGAGGGCTTTAAAGAAAAGTAGACTTGAGCTTATGCAAGTCAGTAAAAACTTTGATCAATATTCTCAGGAAGAAATGAAAGCAATATATGCCAAAGCTGATCAGCTACGGATCAATTTAGCGGTTGAAAAAGAAAGAGAACAGATGCTCATTCAAAAAAGAAATGAATTAGAGATCCGGCTTAAACGTTCTGCAAAAACTGTAGAGAAAGCTGAAAATCTCATTAATCATGTGGCAATTGCGATGAACTTTTTAACAGGAAATTTAAAAGATATTTCTAATCAAATTGAAGATTTACAAGAAAAGAAGAGCCTGGGAATAAAGATTTTAAAAGCTCAGGAGAATGAGCGCCAAAGGGTTGCAAGAGAAATTCATGATGGACCTGCTCAATCCATGTCTAATGTCGTTTTAAAATCAGAGTTATGTATTAAACTCCTGGACAGGGACTTAGATAAAGCAAGACAGGAACTCATCAATCTAAAAGAAATGGTTAGAATCAGTATTCAGGATGTCAGAAGGATTATCTATGATTTAAGACCCATGTCTTTAGATGATTTAGGTATTGTTCCAACTTTAGAAAGATACATTTTAAAAATTAACGAAAACTACAGTACAGTAGTTAAATTTATTACTCATGGAACGCCTCGTATTCTTCCTTCTATTATTTCTCTTACTTTATTCAGATTAACACAAGAGGCATTAAATAATATTTTAAAACATGCCCAGGCAACAGAAGCCACTGTAAAGCTTTCATTCCTGGAAGAGAATATAGAGCTTTTTATCAGTGATAATGGAAAAGGTTTTGATGTGAATGAAGTACACAAAAGGATAAGAGATGACGGCAGTGGTTTTGGGCTTTCCAGTATGAAAGAAAGAGTTCAATTATTGGATGGCGAATTTGCCATTCGCTCCCAACCTAATCAAGGAACAAGATATTATATTAGAATTCCGCTGAAAGGAAATGAGGTGTAG